One Ranitomeya imitator isolate aRanImi1 chromosome 1, aRanImi1.pri, whole genome shotgun sequence DNA window includes the following coding sequences:
- the LOC138680561 gene encoding uncharacterized protein, translated as MFVSELVRFRLMRLRLRQRKRSSQRRYWIHEVNFLRSTYGAFHTLYVQLRDHPFKFQRYLRMSIETFDVLLSHVKDEIHHHRSTFRESISAEQRLVVTVRYLATGETFASLHYQFRLGKSTICQLVRETCDAIWNNLQPLVLPTPTSEMWLAISQQFEDVANFPNCIGTVDGKHIRIQKPAHSGSLYYNYKKYFSIVWMAIADARYRFVAVDIGAYGRTNDSRVFRDSNMGRCLYSQRLNIPSSRPLPGTEGPSLPYVLVGDEAFQLGQNLLKPYSSRSLDSSRRIFNYRLSRARRYVECAFGILTLKWRILLTCMQLQPENVDRVVKACICLHNFVARHEPQVVDPDDCELNLSSIESNAVRSTAQIMRIRDQFAHYFTHEGHVPWQDRYV; from the exons atgtttgtgtctgagctcgtcagatttcgcttgatgcggttgcgacttcggcagagaaagcgtagttcgcaaaggagatattggatccacgaagtgaatttcttgcggagtacatatggtgcctttcacaccctgtatgtgcagcttcgggatcatcccttcaaattccaacgctatctacggatgtccattgagacctttgatgttctgctctcgcatgtgaaggatgagatacatcatcatcgcagcacttttcgagaaagcatcagtgcggagcaacgtttagtagtgactgtgag atatctggctaccggagaaacttttgcgtcactgcattatcagtttagacttgggaagtcaacaatttgtcaactggttcgggaaacttgtgatgccatttggaacaacttgcaaccacttgtgctaccaacaccaacatcagaaatgtggctagcgatttcccaacagtttgaggatgtggccaatttccccaattgtattggtaccgtggacggaaagcacattcggattcagaaacctgcgcatagtggttccctctactataactataagaaatacttttctatagtatggatggcgattgcggatgccaggtaccgttttgttgctgtggatattggtgcttatggccggactaacgattccagagtattcagagactccaacatgggccgatgtttgtacagccaacgtttaaacataccctcatcacgacctcttccggggaccgaaggcccaagtttgccctatgttttagttggtgacgaggccttccaactaggacaaaatctcctcaagccctactcaagccgtagtctagactccagcaggcgcatttttaattatcgcttgagccgggccagacgttatgtggagtgtgcctttgggattttgacattaaaatggcggattttactaacctgcatgcaactgcaacctgaaaatgtggaccgtgttgtgaaggcgtgcatctgtctgcataattttgtggcgagacatgaaccccaggtggtagaccccgatgattgcgagttgaacctcagtagcattgaatcgaatgcagttcggtcaacagcacaaataatgaggattcgtgatcaatttgcacattatttcacacatgaaggccatgttccatggcaagacagatacgtgtga